The sequence CGACCACCGTAGTTCGGATGCTGATAGAGGCGCGCCACGCAGTTGCGGCTGACGGCGACGGAGGTCACCCGGTCGTCACCGACGCGCGTGCGGCGCATGTCCGGCACGTCGCGATCGAAGATCTCGGCAATGCCCTCGAAGGAAGGGTCCCGATAGACCGCCACGCCGTCTTCGTTCTCGAGATTCTGGGCCTCGGCAACCATGCCGAACATCACTGCGAACAAGCCAGCGAAGAGCGAGCTGCCGGCACGAACTGACATGCAATCCTCCTCTCGGCTCCTGAATCATTCCGGAAACCGGGTGAATTTTCGCTCGACCCGGTCACCGACGTCAAACCCATGCCGCGATTTTCGCCCCCGGTGCTCTGCAAGCGTTGCCCGGGCCGCCGCCAGCGGGAGACCCGAGCCCGCCAGGGACGGGCTCGGAATCGCTCGCAGATCAGAGCCTGGGCGAAGCCAGGCGCCGCTCGAAGGGGCTCAAGGGGTCTTCACCGGATCCGCCGGTCGCTCCGTCGGGAGCTGGTAGCTGCCCTCGGCCGCGATCGCCTTCAGCACCTCTTCGACGGCGCGCTCGAGCTGGGGATCGCGACCGGCCAACAGCGACGCCGGATCGTTCTCCACCTCGATGTCGGGATCGACGCCGTAGCCCTCGATGATCCACTCGCCCTGGGGCGAAGCGAAGCCGAACTCGGGCACCGAGACGCCACCGCCGTCGATCAATGGTCCGTGATTGGTGATGCCGACGACGCCGCCCCAGGAACGCTTGCCGATCAGGGGTCCGAGCCCGGCCTGGCGGAACATCGCCGGGAAGATGTCACCGTCGGAGGCCGAGGTCTCGTTGAGCAGCGCCGCCATCGGGCCGGCGAAGACCACCCCCGGATAGGTCGAGGGGAACTCGCTGTCGCGGCGGTAGCCGAGGGACAGCACGTCGCGGCGCAGGCGCTCGATCAGCATCTGGGAAACGTTGCCGCCGCCATTGCCGCGCACATCCACCACCAAGCCTTCCTTGCGTACCTGGGAGTAGAAATACTTGATGAACTCGCGAATGCCGTTGGCGCCCATGTCGGGAATGTGGAGGTAGCCCAGGCGGCCATCGGAAAGCTCGTCGACGCGCTGGCGATTGTGCTCCACCCAACCGAGGTAGAGCAGCGGATCCTCGCTGCGCAGCGGCTCGATCATCACCCGGCGAGACTCGCCGTCGGCCTGCTTGGCGACGGTCAGCTCCACCGGCCGATCGGCGCGGTGGCGCAACAAGCGCCAGGGATTGTCGCCGCCCTCGAGACGTTGGCCGTCGATCGCCAGCAGGTAGTCGCCCACGGCGATGCCGACCCCGACCTCGGTGAGCGGCGAACGATAGCGATCCTCGGCGTTTTGACCGGCGAAGATCTCGGCGATGCGGTAGCGGTTGGAGGCCTCGTCGAGCTCGAAGCGGGCTCCCAGCAGGGCCACCGCCGGACGCTCCGGCAGCTCGATGTCGCCGCCCGAAATGTAGGCGTGGGAGACGTTGAGCTCGGCGATCAGCTCCGAAATGATGTAGTTGATGTCGGAGCGATGGCCGGCCTCCGCCACCAGCGGCCGATAGCGCTCGGCCAGGGCCTGCCAGTCGTAGCCGTGCATGTTCTCGACGTAGAAGAAGTCGCGGAAGCGGCGCCAGGCCTCGTCGTAGATCTGGGCCCATTCCTCGCGCGGCACCACCGTCGCCTCGAGACCGGCCGTCGAGACCGACTCGCCGTCGCCGTTGGAGCCGATCTTCCGAATCTCGAAGTTGCCGTTGCGGCTCACCATCACCTTCTTGCCATCGGCCGACAGAGCGAATCCGCCCAGGCCGCCGACGATCTCCGAGGCCTCGCGGTCTTCGAGCGAGAAGGCGTGCAGCGACGGCCGGCTATCCCCCGAGCGACCGTAGTAGAAGGGCGACGTGCGGGCGTAGATCAGGTAGCCCTCGACGGCCATCAGGGCGCCGTAGTTGTCGGCCTCCACGGGCACCCGCGCCACCCGCTCGGCGAGGCCGTCGAAGTCGATCTCGAGGCCCTTGTCGTCATCGCCATCGTCTTCCTTCGCAGCGTCGCCTTTCTTCTTGCCCTTCTTCTTTTCGGCCTTGCCCTCATCGCCGTTCTCGGCCGGCTCGTCCTTCTCCTCCTCGTCGCCATCGTCGAAGGCCGCGTGGCGCGGGAACGGATGGGCTCCGTCGGCCTGCAGGGCCAGGGCATAGAGATAGGTCTCCCGGTCAACCGCGTAGTTCCACTCGAAGGAGCCGATCTGCGGCGCGAACTCGCGATCACTCAGGTAGTAGAGGTACTCGCCACCGGCGCCCCAGGCCGGGCTCCACTCGTTGAAGCGATCGCTGGTGACCCGGCGGAGCTCGCCGTCCTCCCGGCTCCAGATCCACAGCGAGTTGAGCTCGTTCTGGTCACCCATCGAGAAGGCCAGATAGCCACTGTCCGGCGACCAGTCGAAGTCCCCGATGGTGCCAGTGCGATCGCCCGCCACCTCGACCATCGAGCGCCCCTCGACGGTGACCACGAAGAGCTTGCCGCGCTTGTCGC is a genomic window of Acidobacteriota bacterium containing:
- a CDS encoding S41 family peptidase — its product is MLRSKLVILAVLALGWAFQATAETRLLRFPDIHGDRVVFSYAGDLWSASASGGAATRLTAHPGLELFAKYSPDGRWIAFTGQYDGDEQVYVIPAGGGEPRQLTFYPALGPLPPRWGYDHQVFGWTPDSEAVVFRSARDGWDLSDGQLFTVPREGGLPVALPMPTAGSGDLSADGKRVAYSPLFRDFRSWKRYEGGWAQDLMLFDIEAGTTRELTDHPRSDRDPMWVGDDVYFSSDRNGTLNLYRLADGSGTAVAVTSSTEADVRWPSSDGVNRVVYELAGTLHVYDAAADASRALAIDVPTDGLWTRPVRKSVADQLENFDVGPKGERAVFVARGDVFSVVVEDGLTRNLTRTSSSHEKGASYSPDGKHIAFLSDRSGEEELYLIASDGRGEWTRLTDNGDTFRYAPVWSPDGKYLAFGDKRGKLFVVTVEGRSMVEVAGDRTGTIGDFDWSPDSGYLAFSMGDQNELNSLWIWSREDGELRRVTSDRFNEWSPAWGAGGEYLYYLSDREFAPQIGSFEWNYAVDRETYLYALALQADGAHPFPRHAAFDDGDEEEKDEPAENGDEGKAEKKKGKKKGDAAKEDDGDDDKGLEIDFDGLAERVARVPVEADNYGALMAVEGYLIYARTSPFYYGRSGDSRPSLHAFSLEDREASEIVGGLGGFALSADGKKVMVSRNGNFEIRKIGSNGDGESVSTAGLEATVVPREEWAQIYDEAWRRFRDFFYVENMHGYDWQALAERYRPLVAEAGHRSDINYIISELIAELNVSHAYISGGDIELPERPAVALLGARFELDEASNRYRIAEIFAGQNAEDRYRSPLTEVGVGIAVGDYLLAIDGQRLEGGDNPWRLLRHRADRPVELTVAKQADGESRRVMIEPLRSEDPLLYLGWVEHNRQRVDELSDGRLGYLHIPDMGANGIREFIKYFYSQVRKEGLVVDVRGNGGGNVSQMLIERLRRDVLSLGYRRDSEFPSTYPGVVFAGPMAALLNETSASDGDIFPAMFRQAGLGPLIGKRSWGGVVGITNHGPLIDGGGVSVPEFGFASPQGEWIIEGYGVDPDIEVENDPASLLAGRDPQLERAVEEVLKAIAAEGSYQLPTERPADPVKTP